Proteins encoded within one genomic window of Hahella chejuensis KCTC 2396:
- a CDS encoding TIGR04211 family SH3 domain-containing protein, whose product MGKKALLLAGLLISSFAFAETKYIDDTMYAPLRSGQGLEFRIVHKGIKSGTPVEHLQTNAESGYSLIRTPEGIEGWLPTRFLVNEPVARDKLNRMTQQYTALQQKFNDLQNEYNQVKGENSDLGGAREQLEKSNKELQLELSNIKRISENAIALDTRNRELRESNEKLKNEVELLSAENLRLKDSDERDKMLLGGGLVLLGVIIALIVPMFKREKKAGW is encoded by the coding sequence GTGGGAAAAAAAGCGCTTTTATTAGCCGGTTTGCTAATTTCCTCATTTGCCTTTGCAGAAACGAAATATATTGACGACACCATGTACGCTCCGTTGAGAAGCGGCCAAGGCCTGGAATTTCGTATCGTCCACAAGGGCATAAAAAGCGGCACGCCGGTTGAGCATCTGCAGACCAATGCGGAGTCTGGATACAGCCTTATCCGCACCCCTGAAGGCATTGAAGGCTGGTTGCCTACCCGCTTCCTGGTAAATGAGCCCGTCGCCAGAGATAAGCTCAACAGAATGACGCAACAATATACCGCATTGCAGCAGAAATTTAACGACCTGCAAAACGAGTATAACCAGGTAAAAGGCGAAAACTCCGACCTCGGAGGCGCTCGAGAGCAGTTGGAAAAGTCCAATAAAGAACTTCAGTTGGAACTTAGCAATATCAAACGTATTTCTGAAAACGCCATCGCTCTTGATACCCGTAATCGCGAACTCAGGGAAAGCAATGAGAAGCTGAAAAACGAAGTGGAATTACTCTCTGCGGAAAACCTGCGTTTGAAAGACAGCGATGAGCGCGACAAGATGCTATTAGGCGGAGGACTGGTGTTGCTTGGCGTCATCATTGCTTTGATCGTCCCTATGTTCAAGAGAGAGAAGAAAGCCGGCTGGTAA
- a CDS encoding YciI family protein, which produces MLYVIYAEDKVNSLENRMQARPDHLQRLETLKQQGRLILAGPTPHVDAMDPGPAGFSGSVVIAEFPSLEDAKAWADADPYVKAGVYEKVTVKPFKKVLP; this is translated from the coding sequence ATGCTCTACGTCATTTACGCAGAAGATAAAGTTAACAGCCTGGAAAATAGAATGCAGGCAAGACCAGACCACCTGCAGCGTCTGGAAACGCTGAAACAGCAAGGCCGCCTGATCCTCGCCGGCCCCACTCCGCATGTTGACGCCATGGATCCGGGACCTGCCGGCTTCAGCGGCAGCGTGGTGATAGCGGAGTTCCCATCACTGGAGGACGCCAAAGCCTGGGCGGACGCAGACCCCTATGTGAAAGCGGGCGTATACGAAAAAGTCACCGTCAAACCATTCAAAAAAGTATTGCCCTGA
- a CDS encoding septation protein A, protein MKLLFDFFPIILFFVVYKTTNDIVTATAALIPATAAQVAFSWFKYRKVEKMHLFALVIVVILGGATILFKDDTFIKWKPSVVCWLLAVVFLIGGWVSKKNLYQRMMEANISLPQHAWSKLNYSWVIFNTLLGALNLYVAYHYTQEQWVNFKLFGMLGLSLVFALMQGVYISRHMVEDEPAPSESATGNGDNKSF, encoded by the coding sequence ATGAAACTGTTATTTGATTTCTTTCCGATTATTCTTTTTTTTGTAGTCTATAAAACGACTAACGATATCGTAACCGCCACCGCCGCGCTCATACCCGCCACCGCCGCACAAGTCGCTTTTTCCTGGTTTAAATACCGAAAAGTGGAAAAGATGCATTTATTCGCCCTTGTTATCGTCGTAATACTGGGCGGCGCGACGATTCTATTTAAAGACGACACTTTCATTAAATGGAAACCCAGCGTTGTCTGCTGGCTGCTGGCAGTTGTATTTCTGATTGGCGGCTGGGTGAGCAAAAAGAACCTATACCAGCGCATGATGGAAGCCAATATCAGCCTGCCGCAGCACGCATGGTCCAAGCTGAATTATTCCTGGGTTATTTTTAATACCCTGCTGGGGGCGCTCAATCTGTACGTCGCCTACCACTACACTCAAGAGCAGTGGGTTAATTTCAAGCTATTCGGCATGCTCGGGCTGTCCCTGGTTTTCGCATTGATGCAGGGCGTTTACATCAGCCGCCACATGGTGGAGGACGAGCCAGCGCCATCCGAGAGCGCTACAGGCAATGGCGATAATAAGTCCTTTTAA
- a CDS encoding PHP domain-containing protein produces MQIVNHEFDLHCHTTASDGSRSPAELLELAVSRGLTALAITDHDTVEGARSLMNASLDKKQGIRLITGAEFSCLWQGMTLHMLAFGFDLDGSEVATLLEKQKARRLDRARVIADKLERKLKIADLYARAETYAESGVPARPHFAQALMEMEAVESIDAAFKKYLGAGKIGDVKLYWPDLEEVLSAVKQSKGYSSLAHPFKYKMTASKLRRLMAEIKACGGDAVEVSAPDINSGEFGWIQQEAGKLGLAQSAGSDYHGAMMPWRQLGRFPKLAPSLPSLIDVLLARY; encoded by the coding sequence ATGCAGATTGTCAATCATGAGTTTGATCTTCACTGTCACACCACTGCTTCGGATGGCTCCCGGAGCCCTGCGGAGTTGTTGGAGCTAGCTGTCAGCCGGGGGCTGACGGCATTGGCGATTACTGATCACGATACTGTGGAAGGGGCGCGTTCTTTGATGAATGCCTCGCTGGATAAGAAGCAGGGGATCAGGCTGATTACCGGTGCTGAGTTCTCGTGTCTATGGCAGGGAATGACGCTACATATGCTGGCGTTTGGTTTTGATTTGGATGGAAGTGAAGTCGCAACGCTGTTGGAAAAGCAGAAAGCGCGACGATTGGACCGCGCCAGAGTGATCGCCGATAAACTGGAGAGGAAGCTGAAGATCGCTGACTTGTACGCCAGGGCTGAAACCTATGCGGAAAGCGGCGTGCCGGCACGCCCGCACTTTGCTCAAGCGTTAATGGAAATGGAAGCGGTTGAATCAATTGATGCGGCTTTCAAGAAGTACTTGGGCGCAGGAAAGATTGGCGATGTGAAGTTGTATTGGCCGGATCTGGAAGAAGTCCTCTCCGCAGTGAAGCAAAGTAAGGGATACAGCTCCCTGGCGCACCCTTTCAAGTACAAAATGACCGCCTCGAAACTGCGGCGACTGATGGCGGAAATTAAAGCCTGTGGCGGAGACGCGGTGGAGGTGTCGGCGCCGGACATCAACTCCGGCGAGTTTGGTTGGATTCAGCAGGAGGCCGGAAAGCTCGGACTGGCGCAGTCCGCAGGCAGCGATTATCACGGCGCTATGATGCCATGGCGTCAATTGGGTAGATTCCCCAAATTGGCGCCATCCTTACCCAGTCTCATTGATGTCTTGCTCGCTCGATACTAA
- a CDS encoding phospholipase D-like domain-containing protein, translating into MDRCKVVGDNAFGFSIGHIEILQALHQALSSARHYIFIEMYLVDRGRAFQWVYALLEEASKRGVQVFLLLDDFGSRPVLRDLFLSHALPANIHVAAYNPISYRRWTRNFHRDHRKLVLVDGEVALVGGFGVTDDFFPHAPDPGEPAPEVTCESVEGVAKPAWLDVAVTISGPVLANWDRGFREVWRESSKVMLPLSRKAMKAGDIAGRAAFGWGWRKQDIVRELLHRIKRSHGSLQIITPYFVTSWRVRRALRWAARQGVKVQIIVPGLTSDHPGVTYAARRHYRSLLRAGVELYEYQPTFIHAKVYICDDWCSVGSFNLDHWTYRWNLEANQEVWDAEFTAQVAGFFEQCRRKSRSVTLGSLDRMGWYSRLMVYLMGKLDELLIRFLR; encoded by the coding sequence ATGGATAGATGCAAGGTTGTCGGAGACAACGCTTTTGGTTTCAGTATTGGACACATTGAAATTCTGCAAGCGCTACATCAGGCGCTTTCTTCCGCTCGTCACTATATCTTTATTGAAATGTATCTGGTGGATAGGGGGCGGGCTTTTCAATGGGTATATGCGTTACTGGAAGAGGCGTCGAAACGGGGAGTGCAGGTATTTTTGCTGCTGGATGACTTCGGCTCCCGCCCTGTTTTGCGTGACCTCTTTTTGTCTCATGCGTTGCCGGCGAATATTCACGTCGCTGCATACAATCCTATAAGTTATCGACGTTGGACTCGAAACTTCCACAGAGATCACCGCAAGCTGGTGCTGGTTGATGGCGAGGTGGCGTTAGTGGGTGGTTTTGGAGTGACGGACGATTTCTTTCCGCACGCCCCTGATCCCGGCGAACCAGCGCCAGAAGTGACTTGCGAGTCTGTTGAGGGCGTGGCGAAGCCTGCCTGGCTGGACGTAGCTGTAACTATTTCTGGACCGGTTTTGGCGAACTGGGATAGGGGCTTTCGGGAAGTCTGGCGTGAAAGCAGCAAGGTCATGCTTCCATTAAGTCGTAAGGCTATGAAGGCAGGTGATATAGCGGGGCGCGCCGCCTTTGGTTGGGGGTGGCGAAAACAGGATATTGTGCGTGAGTTACTGCATCGCATTAAACGTTCACATGGGAGTTTGCAGATCATCACCCCTTATTTTGTTACGTCTTGGCGGGTTAGGCGCGCTTTACGTTGGGCGGCTCGACAAGGGGTAAAAGTGCAGATTATCGTTCCAGGGTTAACCAGTGATCACCCAGGGGTGACTTATGCCGCGCGGCGTCATTATCGCTCTTTGTTGCGAGCGGGCGTGGAATTGTATGAATACCAGCCGACATTTATCCACGCCAAAGTGTATATATGCGACGACTGGTGTTCAGTTGGTTCGTTCAATCTCGATCATTGGACTTATCGCTGGAACCTGGAAGCGAATCAGGAAGTGTGGGATGCGGAATTCACCGCCCAAGTAGCGGGCTTTTTTGAGCAGTGCCGTAGAAAGAGTCGGTCGGTAACCTTGGGGTCTTTGGATAGAATGGGCTGGTATAGCCGGCTGATGGTCTATTTGATGGGGAAATTGGACGAACTGCTGATTCGTTTTCTAAGGTGA
- a CDS encoding YecA family protein: MQSEAFPFTSQEIDHLESLLFDNDQEEENLDLFGIHGLLSAFAVGPADADVNEWLRLILDGSCQLESPELEEIKQAILKLFKHIEQQLHSEENVSVPEEIFDDEDALANWSAGFIEGFLSNEKLWFDDYDEAAVASLLLPMMAHSELFEDEDFEDIKHNDKLMAEMADQIPENLTDLYLLYHAKQ, translated from the coding sequence ATGCAATCCGAAGCTTTTCCCTTTACTTCCCAGGAAATCGACCATCTTGAGTCACTGTTATTCGACAACGACCAAGAAGAAGAAAACCTGGATCTATTTGGGATTCATGGTCTCTTGAGCGCATTTGCCGTCGGCCCGGCGGACGCAGACGTCAATGAATGGCTACGCCTTATTCTGGACGGCTCCTGCCAACTGGAAAGCCCAGAACTTGAGGAAATCAAACAAGCCATTCTGAAGCTGTTCAAACATATCGAACAACAACTTCACAGCGAAGAAAATGTCTCAGTACCTGAAGAAATCTTTGACGACGAAGACGCGTTAGCCAACTGGTCCGCCGGATTTATTGAGGGCTTCTTGAGCAATGAGAAATTATGGTTTGACGACTATGACGAAGCCGCTGTCGCATCACTACTGTTACCCATGATGGCGCACTCTGAGTTGTTCGAGGATGAAGACTTCGAGGACATTAAACACAACGACAAACTTATGGCGGAAATGGCGGACCAGATCCCAGAGAATCTGACCGACCTGTACCTTCTCTATCACGCCAAACAATAA
- the rne gene encoding ribonuclease E, whose protein sequence is MKRMLINATQPEELRVALVDGQKLYDLDIESGTREQKKSNIYKGKITRIEPSLEAAFVDFGAERHGFLPLKEISREYFKSQPQKGGKMNIKDLLQEGQEIIIQVDKEERGNKGAALTTFISLAGRYLVLMPNNPRAGGISRRIEGDDRDQLKDAMSGLTVPKDMGLIIRTAGVGRSSKELQRDLDYLLQFWDSIRHASDSKPAPFLIYQESNVVIRATRDYLRQDIGEVLIDHPQVHQDALNFVKAVMPNFENRIKLYQDDIPLFNRYQIESQIETAFQREVKLPSGGSIVIDPTEALVSIDINSARATKGGDIEETALQTNLEAADEIARQLRLRDIGGLIVIDFIDMTPNKNQREVENRLKEALELDRARVQIGKISRFGLLEMSRQRLRPSLGETRNEMCPRCKGQGSIRGVESLALSVMRLIEEEAFKERTAEVRAICPISVATYLLNEKRENLAKTQKRHGVKVIVVPNSHMDTPHFEVQRIRDDNANVSEISYNVRPEMEEKNPVESLLHKEVVRQEAAVKTIVPSSTPTPPSEEVGLLKRLRQKVSKMFSGEKKDSDLKITVAESPQTSQDKDAGRRKVKVRDRQDGQRDNQRQGDSRQAESRDGGQDNRRGNRGRNDDRNQRRNERNDGQKDRRQRDRDSSKGDSQRDQRGRNESAKADSGSQEKSEFNRPRRDRSSGKPVPRPQRQDRPERQDKPEDQEKAVEEVAERRALTAAAASAAEEPAKSEIAKEVWNKSVEAIAESESTDNTRQAPPKAEEKGVEPAQQTAKQPHQPSEQSKAPQERASEQSAKQSDADSRQRKQDDAEANQQNAGEDGQEKSARRARADNDPRNKARRPKREAAEAKSEEAPKESQLERSVAQAKANAPAMGNTSVESKNKEDKKEGRAAKASAIEQPKKEATPEAKDKPDTAPATDKGATKAAPEPTVEKKPSDKPAATAAQEEEEPKRAFNDPREVRKRIQAQKVQAGNDASSALAPQQIAAPKPPEAATIEPKMEAKEPEPKKAPAAEKPREEVEPPKSAPSAPEATVADVKAEDKPSSQDSKASQA, encoded by the coding sequence ATGAAGCGAATGTTGATCAACGCAACTCAACCAGAAGAGTTGCGTGTAGCCCTCGTAGACGGACAAAAACTGTACGACCTGGACATTGAGTCCGGCACCCGCGAGCAAAAAAAATCCAATATCTACAAAGGCAAGATTACCCGTATAGAGCCCAGCCTTGAGGCCGCCTTCGTAGACTTTGGCGCAGAGCGCCACGGTTTCCTGCCCTTAAAAGAAATCTCCCGCGAATACTTCAAGAGCCAGCCGCAAAAAGGCGGCAAGATGAACATCAAGGATTTGCTGCAGGAAGGCCAGGAAATCATCATTCAGGTGGACAAAGAAGAGCGCGGCAATAAGGGCGCAGCGCTGACGACGTTCATCAGCCTGGCCGGCCGTTACCTGGTGTTAATGCCAAACAACCCTCGCGCTGGCGGCATCTCCCGCCGCATTGAAGGCGATGATCGCGACCAATTGAAAGACGCCATGTCCGGCCTGACAGTTCCCAAAGATATGGGACTGATTATTCGCACCGCAGGCGTTGGCCGTTCCTCCAAAGAATTGCAAAGAGACCTGGATTACCTACTGCAATTCTGGGACTCCATACGTCACGCATCAGATAGTAAGCCTGCTCCGTTCCTGATCTATCAGGAGAGCAACGTGGTGATTCGCGCCACCCGCGACTATTTACGCCAGGATATTGGCGAAGTTCTGATCGACCACCCACAAGTGCACCAAGACGCTCTTAACTTCGTGAAAGCGGTGATGCCGAACTTCGAAAACCGCATCAAGCTATACCAGGATGATATTCCGCTATTCAATCGATACCAGATTGAAAGCCAGATCGAGACTGCGTTCCAGAGAGAAGTAAAACTGCCATCCGGGGGCTCTATCGTTATCGATCCTACCGAAGCGCTGGTTTCTATCGACATCAACTCTGCTCGCGCCACCAAAGGGGGCGACATTGAAGAAACCGCCCTGCAAACCAATCTGGAAGCAGCGGACGAAATCGCACGCCAGCTGCGCCTGCGCGATATCGGCGGCCTGATTGTTATCGACTTTATCGACATGACGCCCAACAAGAACCAGCGCGAGGTGGAAAACCGCCTGAAAGAGGCGCTGGAGCTGGATCGCGCCCGCGTGCAAATCGGCAAAATTTCCCGCTTCGGCTTATTGGAAATGTCACGCCAGCGCTTGCGCCCATCACTAGGCGAAACTCGTAATGAAATGTGCCCCCGCTGTAAAGGTCAGGGCTCTATTCGCGGCGTAGAATCACTCGCCCTCTCTGTTATGCGCTTGATTGAAGAGGAAGCGTTTAAAGAGCGAACAGCGGAAGTCCGCGCAATCTGCCCAATCAGCGTCGCCACATACCTGCTGAATGAAAAACGTGAGAACTTAGCCAAAACGCAAAAGCGTCATGGCGTAAAAGTGATCGTGGTTCCCAACTCACATATGGACACCCCTCACTTCGAAGTTCAGCGCATCCGGGACGATAACGCCAATGTTAGCGAAATCAGCTACAACGTTAGGCCCGAGATGGAAGAGAAGAACCCGGTTGAAAGCCTGCTGCACAAAGAAGTTGTACGCCAGGAAGCCGCGGTGAAAACTATTGTGCCAAGCTCTACGCCCACTCCTCCAAGTGAGGAAGTTGGCCTGCTGAAGCGTCTGCGTCAGAAAGTGTCAAAAATGTTCTCTGGCGAGAAGAAAGACAGCGATCTCAAGATCACTGTCGCAGAGTCTCCGCAAACATCCCAAGACAAAGACGCCGGCCGCAGAAAAGTCAAAGTGCGGGACCGTCAGGACGGGCAGCGCGACAATCAACGTCAAGGCGACTCCCGTCAAGCTGAATCCCGGGATGGCGGACAGGATAACCGCCGCGGCAACCGTGGCCGCAATGACGACCGCAACCAGCGCCGCAATGAGCGAAACGACGGACAGAAAGATAGGCGTCAACGCGACCGCGACTCCAGTAAGGGCGACTCCCAGCGCGACCAAAGAGGCCGCAACGAATCAGCGAAAGCTGACTCAGGCAGCCAGGAAAAATCAGAGTTTAATCGCCCACGACGCGACCGCTCCTCCGGCAAGCCAGTTCCTCGCCCACAGCGTCAGGACAGACCTGAACGTCAAGACAAGCCTGAAGACCAAGAAAAAGCGGTTGAGGAAGTAGCGGAACGTCGCGCTCTCACAGCAGCGGCCGCCAGCGCTGCAGAAGAGCCAGCGAAGTCTGAAATCGCCAAAGAAGTGTGGAACAAGTCCGTGGAAGCTATCGCTGAATCAGAAAGCACTGACAACACACGCCAGGCGCCGCCCAAAGCGGAAGAAAAAGGCGTAGAGCCTGCTCAGCAGACAGCAAAGCAGCCTCATCAACCCTCCGAGCAAAGCAAGGCTCCGCAGGAACGTGCATCAGAGCAGTCCGCAAAACAATCCGATGCGGACTCACGCCAACGTAAACAGGATGATGCAGAGGCCAACCAGCAGAACGCAGGCGAAGACGGGCAGGAAAAATCTGCGCGTAGAGCCCGGGCGGACAACGATCCTCGCAACAAGGCGCGTCGCCCTAAGCGAGAGGCTGCGGAGGCCAAATCAGAGGAGGCGCCCAAAGAAAGCCAGTTAGAAAGGTCCGTCGCACAAGCGAAAGCAAATGCGCCAGCGATGGGCAACACCTCTGTGGAAAGCAAAAACAAGGAAGACAAGAAAGAGGGACGCGCAGCTAAGGCGTCCGCTATTGAGCAGCCGAAGAAAGAGGCGACTCCAGAGGCCAAGGACAAGCCAGACACAGCGCCTGCGACGGATAAAGGCGCAACCAAAGCAGCGCCGGAACCAACTGTTGAGAAGAAACCTTCCGACAAACCTGCTGCGACAGCTGCGCAAGAGGAAGAGGAGCCTAAGCGGGCTTTCAATGATCCTCGAGAAGTACGCAAACGCATACAGGCTCAGAAAGTTCAAGCCGGCAATGACGCAAGTAGCGCCTTGGCGCCCCAGCAGATTGCGGCTCCCAAGCCTCCCGAGGCTGCAACCATCGAGCCCAAGATGGAAGCAAAAGAGCCAGAACCTAAAAAGGCTCCAGCGGCGGAGAAGCCTCGCGAGGAGGTTGAACCTCCCAAGAGCGCTCCCAGCGCCCCTGAGGCGACTGTCGCTGACGTAAAGGCTGAAGACAAACCATCGTCTCAGGATAGCAAAGCGTCACAAGCCTAA
- a CDS encoding RluA family pseudouridine synthase produces MTKLDSGAGVGARVVTIDSGSDGQRLDNFLVRELKGVPKGKIYKIIRKGEVRINKGRCKPETKLKDGDQVRIPPIRVSEGDSLEPVIPAGLIELVSQSTLFENDELLIINKPCGVAVHGGSGVSFGVIEILRAARQDIRFLELAHRLDRDTSGVLVLAKKRRALVQFHDMLKTGRVEKIYHAWVCGKWPKHKSVITAPLKKNVLRSGERMVNVSEDGKPSETRFRVLYSGAGRTLVEAQPITGRTHQIRVHAKFAGHPIIGDDKYCDSETNRVYRDMGVKRLCLHAYSLRMSWPDRPEQKIVCEWDEDHSPVLRS; encoded by the coding sequence GTGACTAAATTAGATAGCGGGGCCGGCGTCGGCGCCCGAGTTGTTACTATCGATAGTGGATCCGATGGGCAGCGCTTGGATAACTTCCTGGTGCGGGAGCTAAAAGGCGTGCCGAAAGGGAAGATATATAAAATAATTCGCAAGGGAGAGGTGCGAATAAATAAGGGGCGCTGCAAGCCTGAGACTAAATTGAAAGATGGGGATCAGGTCCGAATTCCCCCCATTCGCGTATCGGAAGGCGATAGCTTAGAACCAGTTATACCTGCTGGCCTTATAGAGTTGGTCTCTCAGTCTACACTGTTTGAAAATGACGAGCTGCTTATAATAAATAAACCGTGCGGCGTGGCGGTTCATGGCGGTAGCGGCGTCAGCTTTGGCGTCATTGAAATACTTCGCGCCGCGCGCCAGGATATACGTTTTCTTGAATTAGCTCATCGACTTGACCGTGACACATCTGGCGTTTTAGTGCTGGCTAAAAAGCGCCGAGCCTTGGTGCAGTTTCATGATATGTTGAAAACTGGCAGGGTCGAGAAAATTTATCACGCTTGGGTGTGTGGCAAGTGGCCCAAGCATAAGTCAGTTATTACTGCTCCATTGAAAAAGAACGTCCTGCGCTCTGGGGAGCGCATGGTGAATGTCAGTGAGGACGGCAAGCCTAGTGAGACTCGCTTCAGAGTGCTGTATTCCGGGGCGGGGCGAACGTTGGTTGAAGCGCAGCCAATTACGGGTAGAACGCATCAGATTCGAGTGCATGCGAAGTTTGCCGGACATCCTATCATTGGCGATGACAAATACTGCGACTCGGAAACGAATAGGGTCTACCGGGATATGGGTGTTAAAAGGTTGTGCCTGCACGCTTATTCATTGCGCATGAGTTGGCCCGACCGGCCTGAGCAAAAGATCGTATGTGAGTGGGATGAGGATCATTCTCCTGTGCTGAGAAGTTAG
- a CDS encoding HAD family hydrolase, whose amino-acid sequence MYKLLIFDWDGTLADSTSHIVDCLEAASKKMQVPFPGREAAKNIIGLGLSEAIIELFGVEDKVFIDGFREAYSAQFLLAEITRSGLYPGVVGMLKNLREAKYLTAIATGKSRRGMDRALGAMDMCAYFDAVRCADETRSKPDPLMLRELLEEFSLLPHEAVMVGDTEYDMEMAMRLGMDRIAMSHGAHQVSRLQKYQPVAVADNVAELQKLFL is encoded by the coding sequence ATGTACAAGTTGTTGATATTTGACTGGGATGGGACATTGGCAGACTCCACCTCCCATATCGTGGACTGTCTGGAGGCGGCCAGTAAAAAAATGCAGGTGCCTTTTCCTGGAAGAGAGGCGGCCAAGAATATAATCGGGCTTGGATTGTCTGAGGCGATTATCGAGTTGTTTGGCGTCGAAGATAAGGTTTTTATCGATGGCTTTAGGGAGGCGTATTCGGCGCAATTCCTATTGGCCGAGATAACCCGGAGCGGACTGTATCCGGGCGTTGTTGGTATGTTGAAGAATTTGCGTGAGGCTAAATATCTGACTGCGATCGCCACAGGCAAGAGTCGGCGAGGTATGGATAGGGCGCTTGGTGCGATGGATATGTGCGCGTACTTTGATGCGGTCAGATGTGCGGACGAGACGCGCTCTAAGCCGGACCCGCTCATGCTGCGGGAATTGTTGGAAGAGTTTTCGCTGCTGCCGCATGAAGCAGTGATGGTTGGAGATACGGAGTACGATATGGAGATGGCTATGCGGTTGGGTATGGATCGTATAGCGATGTCTCACGGCGCTCATCAAGTTTCCCGGTTGCAAAAATATCAGCCGGTAGCGGTCGCGGATAATGTGGCTGAATTGCAGAAACTGTTTCTGTGA
- a CDS encoding S49 family peptidase: MFENSEDKAARESSGRPGDQKEWRLIEKMVMSSLNEQRKARRWGIFFKSLTFLYLFFIVIALSPGVGKNVAARTEPHTAVIEVNGVIAASEEANADAIVSALRDAFEEESAKAVILRINSPGGSPVQAGYVYDEIGRLKGEYPDKKVYAVIMDIGASGAYYIAAAADEIYADKASLVGSIGVTASGFGFVDAMDKLGVERRIFTAGEHKSFLDPFVPVKEDERELWQGVLNTTHKQFIEQVEKGRGDRIHKDNPLLYSGMIWSGEQALGLGLIDGLGSSGFVAREVVKVEKLINYTPKRNPFDELLGKLGVSVGKGVAQAVLGSGPQLQ, encoded by the coding sequence ATGTTTGAAAATTCTGAAGATAAAGCGGCGCGGGAATCTTCTGGGCGGCCAGGGGATCAAAAAGAGTGGCGTCTTATTGAAAAAATGGTGATGAGCTCTCTCAATGAACAGCGCAAAGCGCGTCGTTGGGGGATCTTTTTTAAATCGCTGACCTTTTTATACCTGTTTTTTATTGTGATTGCCCTCAGTCCTGGTGTGGGTAAGAACGTTGCTGCGCGTACAGAGCCTCATACGGCGGTTATTGAGGTGAATGGCGTTATCGCTGCCTCCGAGGAAGCTAATGCGGACGCCATTGTGTCTGCGTTGCGGGATGCATTCGAAGAAGAGTCGGCCAAGGCTGTTATCTTGCGTATTAACAGTCCGGGCGGAAGTCCGGTTCAGGCGGGCTATGTCTATGATGAGATTGGACGTCTGAAAGGTGAATATCCTGATAAGAAAGTGTATGCAGTGATTATGGATATTGGCGCCAGCGGGGCTTATTACATCGCGGCCGCAGCAGATGAAATTTATGCGGATAAGGCTAGTCTTGTGGGCTCGATTGGCGTGACCGCATCCGGTTTTGGGTTTGTTGATGCGATGGATAAGCTGGGTGTCGAGCGCCGAATATTCACTGCGGGTGAGCATAAGTCCTTTCTTGATCCATTTGTGCCAGTAAAAGAGGATGAGCGCGAGCTGTGGCAGGGTGTGCTGAATACAACTCATAAGCAGTTCATTGAGCAGGTTGAAAAAGGCCGGGGTGATCGCATTCATAAAGATAATCCGTTGTTATATTCCGGTATGATCTGGAGTGGCGAGCAAGCTTTAGGTTTGGGTCTGATTGATGGCTTGGGCAGCTCTGGTTTTGTGGCTAGAGAGGTCGTGAAAGTGGAAAAGCTTATTAACTACACGCCTAAGCGCAATCCGTTTGATGAGTTGCTAGGAAAATTGGGAGTGAGTGTTGGAAAAGGGGTTGCTCAGGCTGTGCTGGGCTCGGGGCCTCAGCTTCAGTAA
- a CDS encoding Maf family protein: MTNKSPHPSIILGSTSPYRAALLQKLNLNFQQAAPYFDEQITPTSLAPRDIAINFAKEKAESLREQFPDHLIIGSDQTAALNGLLLRKPGDKATAIKQLAACSGESVTFYSGLALINTRLNTTRTCVDWQTVYFRDLSREEIERYIELEKPYDCVGSFKVEGLGISLFEKIEGKDPNTLIGLPLIELITLLKKEGLRIP; the protein is encoded by the coding sequence ATGACAAATAAAAGCCCACATCCTTCTATTATATTAGGCTCAACTTCTCCTTATCGGGCCGCACTGTTGCAAAAGCTAAATCTCAATTTCCAGCAAGCCGCGCCATACTTTGACGAACAAATAACGCCAACAAGCCTCGCCCCCAGAGATATCGCCATCAACTTCGCCAAAGAAAAGGCGGAAAGCCTCCGAGAGCAGTTTCCAGATCATCTGATCATCGGCTCCGACCAAACTGCCGCACTTAATGGACTGCTACTCAGGAAGCCAGGCGACAAGGCCACAGCCATTAAACAGCTGGCCGCCTGCTCGGGCGAATCCGTGACCTTTTATAGCGGGCTGGCGCTAATTAACACCAGACTCAACACCACAAGAACGTGCGTTGACTGGCAAACCGTTTATTTTAGAGACTTATCCCGAGAGGAAATTGAACGCTACATCGAGCTCGAAAAGCCTTATGACTGCGTCGGCAGCTTCAAAGTTGAAGGCCTGGGAATTAGCTTATTTGAGAAAATCGAAGGAAAGGACCCCAACACTCTCATCGGCCTTCCGCTAATCGAACTTATCACCCTACTAAAAAAAGAAGGGTTACGCATTCCGTAA